The window ttcaatctatgtaagattagaaaaccttaatgcaagaaggatgttcaaagcaatgtactttgaatatgagacttccgttccatagaagttgaccttctttggaatactctgtaatgactggtgacaaggttttggtgactttgtgaataatcattacaagaggaacattgcataaaagtttaaaatctaacagattttttggtaaatgataggaatcggggattctcacatttactataaggatttgggattgtgaaatgagtatcattggaatcatgttcaattgatctacatcacaatgtaaggatcatagacaaacatagtgtgcatacttggagtatggcataaccattgtttagaaaaacaaagtgtacatgctaggagcatgggacaactgttgttttttattcaagtcttaagttgattgtttgaaacattatacaatgaataatgtgtaatcaatatggtgataaataaaaggtggttctatttatattcaaaagggttctgagaccatattggattcgattattattgtgtttcactttgcatgttttgacttccaaaatagctaggttattctttccgaatgactaagttatttaaacactccacagtcgttcatatgttggaagtaggtatgaatcaagactgtcatgaatcgagtttgtagatggctaaatgggtttagtcatagcaatggttgctacaacattcatgagtgctcatgagttatgagtattggaataaacccacactcacttgtatcacttcatgaaatttatctcgagtgatcgtgagatggtaatatcatataaatcttcaaacctagatatatgagttgttacctatgagttggttgtgcattgattgcacgtaaacgcatcagtaacttgatgttataaaatgtgcctttgtgtacaattcaacaagtagtagaacaagcatatgagtcatagtttatctgttccttctagaaatagaagcgatatctgggcccctcgatgattttgttgtgacctatgtaccagccggtcagaactaaaattgatgtgttcgattaagttctttgtcaaacaaatcgaaaatcaggaaacaaactgttggacaataagtatgacattgttccatgtatttgtccagttgatatcatgagaacagaggattatatgatcacttatctaaaatggcgcttcatagttcaacagagttttcgagagctacgattgctggttggttcctgaagtaacatacacaaatatagttattagacttatccaagtgggagtctgttggataaggtgtctaagtccataacttatttggtacatacttgacccgacccggcatggtccatttgggttgcacttcacccaaacgatttatggataattttatgagaattgtatacttacgatttattaatatattataagttataatatattaatatgaagtcatgttatttaattagttttagtcttaaattaattatgaattaatttaaagattaaaaagaagactgattaaattatgggctattatattttatatagtgtgggctaatactcatttgttaatgggctaagctaatatggaagtccatggatgatccatggagcttttaacccatggatccttggaaaggaaaagacatgggttattagggtttcaccctaaccatgcacactatataaagaagcatatgatgcaagaaatgtgacactagtagtgtgagacttagtggtggccgattccacaagaaagtatactactctctcaaagttttctaagtgtttgtggtgatttgtgattccatttgaggcattcacactattggtgcttggctctcaaactctaaacaatcaaccatcatcaaaaggtatgtatttctactagtacttttattattcataatccttatgctatgctagttaggaagaaaccttggaaattattatttgcatgtattttagaagaaaacatatatccaaggtttattagggttgcatgcacacttaggaagtgttagattgctcaaaacccaacatttatGACCTActctccatgcatggcatcaaaactcGACTATAGGCTAGATCCAAGACTCTACAGAGTCACCTAGACCCGTATATTCATATAGTTGTTGACTTTATGAGATCCAACCATTCCCTTACTCAAGAACAAGCTaaagggacaaaactcaagatctagcaacaTAGAGGAATAAAAATCTGATCGtgaacacttacaaaggtccagaagagcGCCAAATTGAAAGATGAGGGCTTGTTTGTTGGATCCTTACTTTCTTATTTGGCTCCAAAAACACCAAAGTAGCTCACAAATGAGAGGAAAATATGATTAGGGTTCTCAAGGGTCGATATGGGGATTTGGAGACTGAAAAAAGACTACCCATTGGAACTTAAGGAGATTATATAAAGTGCAAAACCTTGAAAATTAGAGTTTTCTCAACCAGCCGCCAACACGCCGTATTTGCCCACCAACACACCGTGTTGGTCCATAAAAACACGCGGTCCAGAAGTTCCTCAACACGCCATGGTGAGGCTTTACCACCCCGTGTTTCAGAGGAATATCATgaataaaagaaataaatatcATACCTGGAAATCGGGGTGTTACAGAGAGAACGTTCTATGATCTCCAAGGAAGAAGAGGTTGGTGTGTGTCGATCGAAGCAAGGAAAGTGATTCAAAGCAAGGGAAATAAATATATTGTTTGTTGGTTTGTTCCTCCAAAATAAGTTCGCTGCcgatatctctctctctctatatatatatatatatatatatatatatatatatatatatatatatatatatatatatatatataatattaggtaTATAACCATTAAAATTGATTCAAAGCAAGGGAAAGAAAGTGAGTATGTGGCTGTTATGTATGTAATATTAGATATAGAACCATCAAAATtgacttcattttgattaaaaagaTAGAGTTTTTTTTCATTGTTAGCTTCTTCCTATTGTTTTTGAGTTCATATTATctttgatttaataatatatCCCCAACATCTCTGTATTTCGAATGTGTTGTTTATATTATACATATAGTAGGTTTCATAACTTTCTTTGACACCTACCATATGCATACTTGTATGGTTTTTTTTGATGTGTTATGGAAAGAAGTTTATTGagtttttaatgaacaattttagTCTTTCACTATAGTTTTCTATATTAAATTTGAATATGAAGGCTTATAGGTAGTTGATAATGTATTCTTATACATGGTTTATGGTGTAAAATTAAATTGttaaaactccataaaaatatGTACAAATCCAATTATCTAGTCTAATAGAGGATACAAGAAAGATGGTAGCGAAATTTGATTGCATTTAGTTAAAACTATTAAGTTTaatggttctatacctaatattaggtacataacagccacatattccttaagctcatatatatatatatatatatatatatatatatatatatatatatatatatatatatatatatacaaatgtaattcatatatgattcacttgtgatttacatgtgaatcacatgtgatttacatgtgaatcacatgtgacttacatgtgaatcacatgtaatcaGAAGGCTAAAATATCCCTATAAGAAATTAAAGTTATGAAACTATTTGAAAGAGACTATAAGTGAAAATGAACTTTTACAAAATGGTAGGTGGTATAATTTCTCCCTTAGTTAAAACATTTTTCAATTTTGTTCCCTCAGGCTTTTTATGATTTTGTTCTTCATTTCAAACTTTCAGGGACCAGAACCGATATGAAACCTTGAAAAAAGGACCAAAAGtaataaaagtttcaattttggACTAAAAATTGTTAAATTCAAAAAAGTATAGGGGCCATTTTTGTAAATATTACATTTAAAGCTAAACACTTACAGTAAGGAAGTAACCATTTTCTGAAAATGATATTGCAGTAATTGCCCCAACATGCCAATCAAACCTTGCAACATTTGCCTAGAAAAATCAAATGATATAAGATACAGAAAAACAATGAACCAGGGGCAGTTTTGGAATTTTACCTGACTCTTCACATCCCAGATTTTAACAATAGATCCAGAAGTACTAGTTCCTAGAATGAGACTATCAGGATGAAAAGCTACAAATGTGTAGCCAAAACAGGTTTATGTGTCCAAAACAGGATGAAAAAGGATATTTTGAAGGGAAAATGTGTCCAAAACAGGGTCAAATCGGTCCAGGGGCAAAATGGCAGAAACTTTTACAAAGAAAAAAGAAGTccaagaattatatatatatatatatatatatatatatatatatatatatatatatatatatatatatatatatatatatatatatatatatatatatatcatatcacACTTATAAGATTTATACAGTAGACCCTTCAACTACTACATGCTCATCTCAACTGCTAGATTAGTGAATCCAGTGATCAGTTATCACATAAACGAACTTAATCGATTTAAAGAGCACAATATCACTATATGATAATTGATAAAAGTTCAAAACTTAAtcgttgaaaaagaaaagaagtaACATAGGTAACAGGAACTAAGTGCTAGAATCAAAGAATTTATGTTTCTATCAGTTCACAATACCTTCTAATTGCAATTACATTTGAGTAAATGTCTTAATGAAGACTCTGTGACTCAATCAATCCattaaaataaatagaataaAATAGATTTATACCATAGGAAAGAGAAATCTCCTCGACTTGATCAATCGAGGAAGAAGACACAAGAACGAGATATTTACCACTGGAAGGAGAGATCGTCGCCTACTGTCGATTTAAGATCTGTAGCTGTGTACATTTTTGGTGAGATCAGAAGGCATCAAAAAATCGATCCATCGGAGAAGCTATAATACTTGATCGACAAAGGATCGTCTTCTCCACCCGGACATTCGATTGGATCTCTATACGATCGATTCCACTCCAACTAGGCATTTGATAAGACTGTCTTCTCCAAATCGACAAGTCAAGATCAGATTCAGAAGAAAACGACTGACCTAATGCTTCTTTGTAGATAATATGTGTAGGTTTCGATGAACTATACGATGCAGTTCTTCACACCCTATCACACTTCGACGACGATTTCAAGATTTGAGATCCGACGATTTGAGATCGGAGGTGTGAGGaagggtagagagagagagagagagagagaggatcgagagagataaagagagagagagatgacatAAAGAGTTGACTTGATTAAATGTCCCTAAAATATCCCTGATTTATTTTAATAGGATGCCCCCGCCCCATTTTAAGTTCAGATATTTACGAAAATGCCACGAAGCATCCTAACCCTCTATTCTTTTAATCtaccggtttatatatatatatatatatatatatatatatatatatatatatatatatatatatatatatatatatatatatatatatatatatatatatatatatatatatatatatatatatatatatataagtaaaaataAATCGGGTACGACTTGGAAAGTCAGCTGTGTTGTTTTCTTTTAAGCATTATTACACATCTATACCAAGGTGCTGTGCACGTAGCTCATGTTTCTTTTCTCatgatttttgttttataaattgcCATCATTATTAAGTGTTAGACAGACGAAAAAAGCAAGTTTGCGTACAAGAAAGAGTTCAAGCTAAACGCTATGAATTCTTTAAAATCCTATGGGAAAGTGCATGAAGCCGATCAAATGCGGCTTGACGCTCGCAGGAAAACACGAAAAAGGATGGTTGTTGTAGCAATATCATCTCTTATTCTTGTTATTGTCGTAGTTTCAGCAGTTGTTGGAACTACACAGAGCAAAAACCACAGCCAAATGGGTGGTGATTCACAATCTCCATCAGCCATGGTTTCCATTAAAGCCGTTTGTGACAGTACATTGTACCCTGATACCTGTTACAGCTCTCTAGCTCCTCTTGTGAATTCCACCAATATCCATCCCGATCAGTTACTCAAACTCTCTTTTCTAGTCGCCATAGAAGAGCTATCCAAAGCATCCACACTTCCGGAGCTCAAGAACTGCAGCGAATTATTGGAGCTTGCCATTGATCATCTCAACGATACACTGTCAACTGATATTGATTTGAAGTCAATAGGATCTCTGTTAGATGATCTAATGACGTGGCTAAGTGCTGCTGGAACATATCAGCAAACATGCATAGACAGTATTCAAGAAAATGGTGTAGGCTACCTTAAAAAATCCACGGAGTTAACCAGCAACAGCCTCGCGATCACCAAGGGGTTTTCAAACGCCGCAAGTTCGTTCAACCAAAGAAGAAGATTGATGAGCATAGCAGAAGGAAGCGATGATGAAATGCCAGAATGGTTGTCTGTAAAAGACAGGAAGCTCCTACAGAAGACAAAGTTACCGGCTGGCATCAAGGCCGATGTGGTGGTGGCTCAAGACGGCACCGGAAAGTATAAGAAAATTTCTGAGGCTCTCATGGCAGTTCCTGATAAGAGCAAGAAAAGATTCGTGATATACGTGAAGAAGGGTGTTTACTTTGAGAATGTTAGGGTCGAAAAACCTAAATGGAATGTCATGATGATCGGTGATGGTAAGGATTCTACGATTGTGTCAGGAAGATTAAACGTTGTGGATGGCACTCCAACATTTCAGTCGGCAACTTTTGGTAATATTTTATGATAAATATATACAACAGCTGCTTAATTAACACATGCATATTCttttttcataattaatttaattttgtgTATGTATGTAGCTGTGTTTGGTAAGGGGTTTATAGCTCGCGATATGGGGTTCCGTAACACTGCTGGAGCAGCCAAGCATCAGGCAGTAGCACTTATGTCAACCGCAGACCTGTCAGTATTCTACCGATGTCGCATTGACGCATTCCAGGATTCTCTATATGCACATTCCAACCGACAATTTTATAAAGAATGCAACATCTATGGAACTGTAGACTTCATCTTTGGCAACTCGGCTGTCGTTCTTCAAAACTGTAACATACTTCCCAGGAGACCGATGACTGGCCAGCAAAACACGATTACAGCTCAAGGCAGGTTTGATCCTAATCAAAACACTGGTATTTCCATTCACAAGTGCACCATTTGGCCATATGGGAACTTAAGCGATGTTAACACATATCTCGGTCGTCCATGGAAGAACCATTCAACTACAGCTTATCTTAACAACATGATGGGAAGCTTCATTCATCCAAAGGGATGGTTGCCATGGGTTGGAACAACAGCTCCCGACACAATATTCTATGCAGAGTTTGCTAATTATGGTGCAGGTGCAGCCATAAAGAATAGAGTCACCTGGAAAGGACTTAAATTTATAACCACCAAGCAAGCGACTAAGTTCACTGTCAAACGTTTTATCGACGGGGACAAATGGATTAAAGCTGCCGGCGTTCCTTACACGTCTGGTCTCTGACTTCTTCAACCTTGATTCTTTTTCCCCGTTCTGAATTAATCATATATCTTTGTTTCATCTATTAATTATTACATTCATTTTGTAACTCATCATCAAATCTCTTCATGCATCAATTGTTTTCAAGGTGTGTATATATCCAAAATATATTACCTTGCTTTTTCAGTAATTTTTTTGTTACTATCTTTTCACTTTCACTGCAACGTTAACCCCTTATGGTGACGACAATTTCGGACCCTATCCCGACGACATTATGTCGGCATAGGGT of the Lactuca sativa cultivar Salinas chromosome 6, Lsat_Salinas_v11, whole genome shotgun sequence genome contains:
- the LOC111908823 gene encoding putative pectinesterase/pectinesterase inhibitor 24, with amino-acid sequence MNSLKSYGKVHEADQMRLDARRKTRKRMVVVAISSLILVIVVVSAVVGTTQSKNHSQMGGDSQSPSAMVSIKAVCDSTLYPDTCYSSLAPLVNSTNIHPDQLLKLSFLVAIEELSKASTLPELKNCSELLELAIDHLNDTLSTDIDLKSIGSLLDDLMTWLSAAGTYQQTCIDSIQENGVGYLKKSTELTSNSLAITKGFSNAASSFNQRRRLMSIAEGSDDEMPEWLSVKDRKLLQKTKLPAGIKADVVVAQDGTGKYKKISEALMAVPDKSKKRFVIYVKKGVYFENVRVEKPKWNVMMIGDGKDSTIVSGRLNVVDGTPTFQSATFAVFGKGFIARDMGFRNTAGAAKHQAVALMSTADLSVFYRCRIDAFQDSLYAHSNRQFYKECNIYGTVDFIFGNSAVVLQNCNILPRRPMTGQQNTITAQGRFDPNQNTGISIHKCTIWPYGNLSDVNTYLGRPWKNHSTTAYLNNMMGSFIHPKGWLPWVGTTAPDTIFYAEFANYGAGAAIKNRVTWKGLKFITTKQATKFTVKRFIDGDKWIKAAGVPYTSGL